A DNA window from Phoenix dactylifera cultivar Barhee BC4 chromosome 13, palm_55x_up_171113_PBpolish2nd_filt_p, whole genome shotgun sequence contains the following coding sequences:
- the LOC103701660 gene encoding trihelix transcription factor ASIL1-like, whose amino-acid sequence MEDQVREVDTNDTDPSLLAIGGDGSEEEEEGRVRLVRPGPDRSKSDEWSEGAVASLLDAYEAKWVLRNRAKLKGQDWDNVARQVSARAGSTRPAKTPTQCKNKVESMKKRFRSESAAGGGSRWPLFPRLDRLVRCRAPTTALVMVDRPPERPTPSSHSPEPKGRAGARQGECEETKGKEHINELHKEGLCNMQPYDPCNEEQKLKNKRRRREREEEEGWEVMESIPWLAEVALRVEQARMDAMREVERMRAQAEAKKGEMDLKRTEIIANTQLKIAKLLVGYDDTVDSSLRIGRG is encoded by the exons ATGGAAGACCAAGTACGAGAAGTTGATACTAATGATACCGATCCATCCCTTCTTGCCATAGGAGGTGATGgttccgaggaggaggaggaggggcgagtGAGGCTGGTTCGACCGGGTCCCGACCGGTCGAAGAGCGACGAGTGGAGCGAGGGGGCGGTGGCGAGTCTCTTGGACGCGTACGAGGCCAAATGGGTGCTCCGGAACCGGGCCAAGCTCAAAGGCCAGGACTGGGACAATGTGGCACGGCAAGTCTCGGCGCGGGCAGGCTCGACCCGGCCGGCCAAGACGCCGACGCAGTGCAAGAACAAGGTGGAGTCCATGAAGAAGCGGTTCCGGTCCGAGTCGGCCGCCGGGGGCGGGTCTAGGTGGCCGCTCTTCCCGCGGCTCGACCGTCTGGTCCGGTGCCGGGCCCCGACCACGGCTCTGGTGATGGTCGACCGGCCGCCGGAGAGACCAACTCCGTCATCGCACTCGCCGGAGCCCAAAGGGAGAGCTGGGGCAAGGCAG GGTGAGTGTGAAGAAACCAAAGGCAAGGAGCATATTAATGAGCTTCACAAGGAGGGTCTTTGCAACATGCAACCGTATGATCCTTGTAATGAAGAACAAAAATTAAagaataagaggagaaggagggagagggaagaggaagaaggttgGGAGGTGATGGAAAGCATTCCATGGCTTGCCGAGGTGGCATTGAGGGTGGAGCAAGCAAGGATGGATGCTATGAGGGAGGTGGAGAGGATGCGGGCTCAAGCAGAGGCAAAGAAAGGAGAGATGGACTTGAAGCGAACTGAGATCATTGCCAACACTCAACTGAAGATTGCAAAGCTCTTGGTCGGGTATGATGATACTGTTGATTCTTCCTTGAGAATTGGGAGGGGTTAG
- the LOC103701659 gene encoding U-box domain-containing protein 4-like, protein MEVKLRTARSLVKRLNSAPDGDSAAEAIAEIRLITKHDPEIRFPLSDSGAVPLLAAYLLPGGYSAVSQENAAAALLNISISAREALMSTPGLLDALAAALSLPSSSAAAAQHAAATVYSLLSVDAYRPIIGSKRPLVASLIALLRSPNPPTRTIKDALKALFGIALYPLNRPAMVDLGAVPALFSLVVKDGRTGVVEDTTAVIAQVAGCYESVDAFRKVAGVRVLVDLVDVGTGASVRARENAAAALLNLVMSGGEKAEADVWEIETAEAAIRELAGGDASARAKSKAESLLRVLESSRRGQLHRLADFDTNSSPSPLSSSSATTTVNN, encoded by the coding sequence ATGGAGGTCAAGCTCCGCACGGCCAGATCGCTGGTGAAGCGGCTGAATTCGGCGCCGGACGGCGACTCGGCAGCCGAGGCCATCGCCGAGATCCGCCTCATCACAAAGCACGACCCGGAGATCCGCTTCCCCCTTTCTGACTCCGGCGCCGTCCCCCTCCTCGCCGCCTATCTCCTCCCCGGCGGCTACTCCGCGGTCTCCCAGGAGAACGCCGCGGCGGCGCTTCTTAACATCTCCATCTCCGCCCGCGAGGCCCTCATGTCCACCCCGGGCCTCCTCGACGCCCTCGCCGCCGCCCTGAGCCTCCCCTCcagctccgccgccgccgcccagcACGCCGCCGCCACCGTCTACAGCCTCCTCTCCGTCGACGCCTACCGCCCCATCATCGGATCCAAGCGCCCCCTCGTCGCCTCCCTCATCGCCCTCCTCCGTTCCCCCAACCCCCCCACGCGCACCATCAAGGACGCGCTGAAAGCCCTCTTCGGTATCGCCCTCTACCCTCTCAACCGCCCGGCGATGGTCGATCTCGGCGCCGTCCcggcgctcttctcccttgtcgTCAAGGACGGCCGGACCGGCGTCGTCGAGGACACCACGGCGGTTATAGCCCAGGTGGCGGGGTGCTACGAGAGCGTCGACGCCTTCCGGAAGGTGGCCGGGGTTAGGGTTCTGGTGGATCTGGTGGACGTCGGCACGGGAGCGAGCGTGCGGGCGAGGGAGAACGCGGCGGCGGCGCTGCTGAACCTGGTGATGAGCGGCGGAGAGAAGGCGGAGGCGGACGTGTGGGAGATCGAGACGGCGGAGGCCGCCATCCGGGAGCTTGCCGGCGGCGACGCCAGCGCCAGGGCGAAGAGCAAGGCCGAGTCGCTGCTTAGGGTTTTGGAGAGCAGTCGAAGGGGACAACTCCACCGATTGGCCGATTTCGACACCAATTCTTCGCCGTcgcccctttcttcttcctccgccACTACCACGGTTAATAATTag